A genomic segment from Aegilops tauschii subsp. strangulata cultivar AL8/78 chromosome 1, Aet v6.0, whole genome shotgun sequence encodes:
- the LOC141032026 gene encoding uncharacterized protein, with amino-acid sequence MSPRRDNRRNAAGGDNNGNDVPPYMQQLLQGQAQLIQLLVQNQNNNNNNNNPPPPQPVDMLTRFLRLNPQRFSSSPEPIVADDWLRAVNRNLETVGCTNAERDAFRAAHVSAGAMSLKKKEFRSLRQGGRTVNAYVEEFNNLARYAPNDVNTDAARQEKFLEGLNDELSLQLTVATFRNCQDLIDKAIVLEGNQHAIENRKRKYSNNNMYNSGPQQKPRTSYHGNGGNGHNHHGGNGHHNHHGGNDHNHNGHHHHNGHKSNNGNGNGNGGNNNQSHQSMPVQRDISQVQCYKCRQMGHYSNACPESKNGNGNSGVSKPNPFQKGHVNHVNVEDVYNEPDAVIGKFLINSIPALVLFDSGASHSFISRVFVDKHKLSTVVLKSPIPVSSPGAEMAASLGCFQMPLSIGKHVFPTNLIILKSQGLDIILGMDWMVKYEGLIDCASRSITLSAPGGKRIKYVCKYKHKQVHVNSLKGGSLEEVPVVRDYPDVFPEELPGMPPDRDIEFLIDLIPGTGPIAKRPYRMPPQELEELKKQIRELKAQGFIRPSSSPWGAPVLFVEKKDGTLRMCVDYRSLNELTIKNKCHLPMINDLFDQLEGATVFSKIDLCSGYHQLKIREQDIPKTTFTTRYIVMLLVKDLGVFRCRKYHPGKANVVADALSRRSHANAINIDNMPPELCEQFRNLRLEMVPKGYLATLEVKPTLLDRIREARKGDKEIAEIKENMVKGKAEGFHEDGHGAIWFEKRICVPQDADIRKLILQEAHDSPYSIHPGNTKMYLDLRERFWWPSLKREIAGYIATCDVCQRVKAEHQRPAVLLQPLPIPDWKWDEIGMDFITGLPRTRSGYDSIWVVVDRLTKVAHFIWLHESLGTRLEFNTAFHPQTDGQTERASLKMAPFEVLYGRKCRTPLMWDEVGERQFFGPDLIRDVEEKVKLIRDRMKIVQSRQKSYADAKRKEVTYELKRCHAEMMDVPLRDTVPPEAIQLESDLTYEEKPIKILETAKRVTRTKTIKLCKIFNSNFN; translated from the exons ATGTCGCCGAGGCGTGATAATAGGCGTAATGCTGCAGGAGGAGACAACAATGGCAATGATGTACCGCCATACATGCAGCAATTGCTTCAGGGACAAGCTCAGTTGATCCAGTTGCTTGTCCagaaccagaacaacaacaataacaacaacaatccaccgcCACCTCAACCAGTGGATATGCTTACCAGGTTCTTGAGGTTGAATCCTCAGAGGTTCTCCAGTTCCCCTGAACCTATTGtggctgatgactggctccgtgcaGTCAATAGGAACCTGGAGACGGTTGGATGCACAAATGCAGAGAGG GATGCTTTTCGTGCTGCACATGTGTCTGCTGGTGCTATGAGTTTGAAAAAGAAGGAGTTCCGCAGTTTGCGCCAGGGAGGTCGCACAGTTAATGCGTATGTGGAGGAATTTAATAATCTTGCACGTTATGCTCCTAATGATGTTAACACTGATGCAGCTAGGCAGGAGAAATTCTTGGAGGGCCTAAATGATGAGTTGAGCCTTCAGTTGACAGTGGCCACTTTTAGGAATTGTCAGGACCTGATTGATAAGGCTATTGTGCTGGAGGGAAATCAACATGCCATAGAGAATCGCAAGAGGAAGTACAGCAACAATAACATGTATAATTCAGGACCACAGCAGAAGCCACGCACTTCATATCATGGTAATGGAGGTAATGGACATAATCATCATGGAGGTAATGGGCATCATAATCACCATGGAGGGAATGACCACAACCATAATGGCCACCATCATCACAATGGGCACAAGAGTAACAATGGTAATGGTAATGGTAATGGAGGGAATAATAACCAGAGCCACCAGAGTATGCCTGTGCAGAGGGATATTAGTCAGGTTCAGTGCTATAAGTGTAGGCAGATGGGCCACTACTCCAATGCTTGTCCAGAGAGCAAGAACGGTAATGGGAATTCAGGAGTGAGCAAGCCAAACCCCTTCCAAAAGGGTCATGTAAATCATGTTAATGTGGAGGatgtctacaatgaacctgatgCAGTGATTGGCAAGTTTTTGATCAATTCAATACCTGCGCTTGTTCTTTTTGAttctggtgcatcacattcattcatatCACGGGTATTTGTGGATAAACATAAGCTGTCTACTGTAGTACTTAAGTCACCCATTCCAGTAAGTTCTCCGGGGGCTGAGATGGCAGCAAGTTTGGGTTGTTTTCAGATGCCTTTGTCTATTGGGAAGCATGTTTTTCCTACAAATTTAATTATACTGAAATCACAAGGTCTGGATATTAttttgggtatggactggatggtCAAGTATGAGGGTCTTATTGATTGTGCCAGTCGATCTATTACTCTCAGTGCACCAGGAGGGAAGAGGATCAAATATGTATGTAAGTATAAGCATAAGCAGGTACATGTGAACTCTCTTAAGGGGGGTAGCCTGGAAGAGGTGCCAGTCGTGAGGGATTATCCAGATGtgtttccagaggagttgccaggtatgccaccagatagagataTTGAGTTTCTTATTGATTTAATACCAGGCACTGGACCTATTGCAAAGAGACCGTATAGAATGCCTCCTCAAGAGTtggaggaattgaagaagcagataagaGAATTGAAGGCACAAGGATTtattcgcccaagttcatcaccttggggagcTCCAGTTTTgtttgtggagaagaaggatgggaccTTGAGGATGTGTGTTGATTATCGTTCTCTGAATGAGCTAACCATTAAGAATAAGTGTCATTTGCCTATGAtaaatgatctgtttgaccagtTGGAGGGAGCTACTGTGTTTTCTAAGATTGACCTTTGTTCTGGTTATCATCAATTAAAGATTCGTGAGCAAGATATtccaaagactacttttactacgag gtatattgtgatgcttctcgtcaaggacttgGGAGTGTTTCGATGCAGGAAG TATCATCCTGGTAAGGCTAATGTTGTTGCTGATGCATTGAGTCGTAGGAGCCATGCTAATGCAATTAATATTGATAATATGCCACCCGAGTTATGTGAACAGTTCAGGAATCTCAGGTTGGAGATGGTTCCTAAGGGATATTTAGCAACACTTGAGGTAAAGCCTACTTTGCTTGACAGGATCAGAGAAGCTCGAAAGGGTGataaggagattgctgagataaaagaGAATATGGTTAAAGGTAAGGCAGAAGGTTTCCATGAGGATGGACATGGGGCCATATGGTTTGAAAAACGTATTTGTGTACCTCAAGATGCAGatatcaggaagttgattcttcaGGAGGCGCATGATTCACCTTATTCCATTCACCCAGGTAAtactaagatgtatttggatttgagggaaagattttggtggcctAGCCTGAAGAGGGAAATTGCTGGGTATATTGCAACATGTGATGTGTGCCAGAGAGTTAAAGCAGAACATCAGAGACCAGCAGTTTTGTTACAGCCATTGCCTATACCTGATTGGAAGTGGGATGAGATTGGTATGGACTTCATTACAGGTTTACCCAGGACTCGGTCAGGTtatgattctatttgggtagtTGTTGATCGTTTGACTAAAGTTGCTCACTTCATCTGG TTGCATGAATCCTTGGGCACCAGGCTGGAGTTCAATACAGCTTtccatccacagacagatgggcAGACAGAGAGG gctagtctgaagatggcaccATTTGAGGTATTGTATGGTAGGaagtgcaggacaccgttgatgtgggatgaggtTGGAGAGCGTCAGTtctttggaccagacttgattagAGATGTTGAAGAGAAGGTCAAGTTGATTCGTGACAGGATGAAGATAGtacagtccaggcagaagagttatgcagatgcAAAACGAAAGGAGGTGACATATGAG TTGAAGAGGTGCCATGCAGAGATGATGGATGTTCCATTGAGGGACACAGTGCCACCTGAGGcaattcagttggaaagtgatttgacatatgaggagaagcCTATTAAGATTCTGGAGACAGCAAAGAGAGTTACTCGCACCAAGACAATCAAGTTATGCAAG atTTTCAACTCTAACTTCAACTAG